The window AACATGACAAATATCAGCACTAGTAATGTCCGGCCAACTGCTGTTAGCATTTGCTGTGTGCTAAGGCAGTCACTCGGCAAACCAAAATTTTTACCGTGTGTATTTGTCGTATGCCTCATGTCAAGCACAGGGCAaagtttttggaaattttttgaTTCTGCCCTCCCAACTTTTTCTGCTATCCACATACTGTACGTGGTACTTGGTATATTTCTCGGTCTTTTTCtggagtttgccgtgtgccgtgtGCATTTCAGGTTTTGCCGTGTACCCTTGGCAATGGAAGTTTCATGAAgtgtttcatgacattaaattctatgtcacatcatcaattttgctggcATGGCGAGGAGAGAGAATGAGGGAGTTCCATGGGATGACTCACCTGGCATAGTTACCTAGTTCCCAGTGAAATTGTCACATCATCAACTGTGCCATGAAATTGTGCACTGAGACTGACCAACTAGATAACTATTAAAGATATTAGAACCAAGTAGGTCCTTAATGGGAGTGAAAATTCttgagagaatgcatggcatTAATTATGAGTGCTACCTTTCAAGGGTAAACACATGTGTGAATGATGTTTTAACAGAGGTGAAAGTTGCACGCACAGAACTTCACCCCGCAGAGATGTCGTAGAAGTTGCATTCTTCCTTCGTAACAAGTCACCCGGGCATGCTATAAATACATGGAAGAGCAGCGGCTTCAAAGCAAGGCGAAACACGCACACAACACGAGAGACAACCcacagagatagagagagaatgTCATCTCCTTTAGTGACCGGCGGGTGCTTTGCTCTTAAATCTAAGATTAATGGCAAATACTTGCGCTACTCGCCTGAGAAAGAGAAAATCCTTGAGGTGAGTGGGGAAGATGTCCTCAGTCCCTACACTAGGTTTCGTGCAGAGCTGTCCAGGGAGCACGACGGCCACGTTCACATCAGATGCTGCTACAACAACAAGTACTGGGTCGCCCGTGAGGTTAACCAGCAGTGGTGCCTCATGGGTGATGCAAATGAGCCCCAAGAGGACCTATCAGATCCTTCTTGCACGGTGCTCCGGCATGAACCCAGCAGTGTTCACGTCGATGATGTCAAGTACGTATGGCTTTCCATTTGACTACTCCTTGCTCATATATGCCATAACTTGTGCCAAGTACTACGTCATCATTGAAATTGTTGACGTCCCCACAGCTGATGAACTGAACTAATTTTGCACTGACTTTTCTGTGTTGAGGTCAACAAAACAAATATGGAGGGAGCACGTATATATGTGAAACTATTTCAAGGTCAATCCATGTGTGTAATTGTTGTCACAAAATATTGCAAAGAAGTTGATTACAGGAACCAAGAAACAACTTTGATTTGCTTGGCTTCACATATCCTTTTTAGGAGGGATTAATTATATGTGCATGTAGAGCTCTTGCAAGATAAAGGAAAATATGTGCTCAAGGTGATAGCTATAATTACGCCGTTTCGTCACACTGGAATTTAACGGACATTTCCCTGTTTCTGAAGGCTATATTCTTAACTCATCAGATTGGCATAATACCACGGATAATAAATATAATGATTCttggaacagcaaccccagtaGCAACTGTAACTCATATATTTGTGGATATTCTGTCATATATTGAATTATTAGGTATATTTTTCACATTTACAAGTGGACAAACTATACACTGATGACATAAGCACAGACATGTCATCTTTTTTTGCTGGTAAGACATGTCATTTTTAATGCACTTTCTCCATGATGTTTTAGTATATTGGTACATATGGCAATAACGCTAAGTTTTGTAATAAACAAGTATACATGTTTTTTTCAGATGCCATGACatagtaaaaatatatatatgtgaataaaattaatcataaatggactccggaaaaaaaaacaagatttCTATTAGTATGTGTAGGCTTAgcacaaaaaagaaagaaagaaagacacAGTTAACATCAGGGTTATACATGTTGGTAGTTAAATTGATGTAATCCCTACAAAGGAaactttcatattttttgaAGCAAAGGAAAGTTTCATATTGTTGCTTATGGTGGCATATGAAAGCTTTGTAGAAGAATCTGACgctagatatatatttttttttacggCAGCTTGGAGCACGCCAGGCTCAAAAGAAGTGTTTACATGCGCGCCGATGCTCATCCAACCGAAAAGACCCTCAGAGCTGGCTCCTTGCTGCTAGGAAACAAAGATAAACCAGATGAAGAAGATGCCTACACGTTTAGTGTCATCAATCTAGAAGGACAAATGCTACTGCCCAAATACGTTTGTTTCAAGGGTGACAATGGCATGTACCTCAGGGCGAGGAAGGTTGAATGGAACCTCAACTACTTGGAGTTTTCGTCGGATGACATTGCTGATCCAACGGTGAGAAACATCATTCACACAAACAGCGATGGCACCATCCGCATATACTCGAGTCACTATGGTAAGTTCTGGAGGCGCAGCCCCAACTGGATCTGGGGAGACTCCGATGACACCACCAGTAGGAATCCTGACACGGTGTTCCGAGCGCTCTTGCTTGGGGGCGGCAAATGCGCACTTCAGAACCTCGGCAACAACAACTACTGCAAGAGGTTGACCACCGAAGGCAAGACGAGTTGCCTCAACGCTGCGGTTCCTACCATCACAAGGGAGGCACAGCTAGAGCTGCATGAAACTGTCCTATCTCGAAAGATCTATGGCGTTGAGTACCGCCTCAAAGATGTCAATATTCATGACCTCAAGCCCCGCACTTTTTACACTAAAACAATTGCTAACAGCACAAGTAGGCCCCACAAGAGTAAGCTAACCATATCTTACAGTGTAACGACGGAGAGGAGATGGGATTCAAATGTCTCCTGGAAGCTTGGTGTGACA is drawn from Panicum virgatum strain AP13 chromosome 1N, P.virgatum_v5, whole genome shotgun sequence and contains these coding sequences:
- the LOC120654501 gene encoding uncharacterized protein LOC120654501 — its product is MSSPLVTGGCFALKSKINGKYLRYSPEKEKILEVSGEDVLSPYTRFRAELSREHDGHVHIRCCYNNKYWVAREVNQQWCLMGDANEPQEDLSDPSCTVLRHEPSSVHVDDVNLEHARLKRSVYMRADAHPTEKTLRAGSLLLGNKDKPDEEDAYTFSVINLEGQMLLPKYVCFKGDNGMYLRARKVEWNLNYLEFSSDDIADPTVRNIIHTNSDGTIRIYSSHYGKFWRRSPNWIWGDSDDTTSRNPDTVFRALLLGGGKCALQNLGNNNYCKRLTTEGKTSCLNAAVPTITREAQLELHETVLSRKIYGVEYRLKDVNIHDLKPRTFYTKTIANSTSRPHKSKLTISYSVTTERRWDSNVSWKLGVTTTIKAGVPAIAETSVEISSEFSGSYTWGETQSHTEQQSNEEEIEVPAHSKRTVRVVATEGTCEIPFSYIQEDMLTTGEIVVTKMHDGIYSGVNSYGFETQINE